In Cicer arietinum cultivar CDC Frontier isolate Library 1 chromosome 1, Cicar.CDCFrontier_v2.0, whole genome shotgun sequence, one DNA window encodes the following:
- the LOC101493570 gene encoding sm-like protein LSM1B encodes MSWAAPDELLLSTSLATYLDKKLLVLLRDGRKLLGLLRSFDQFANVVLEGACERVIVGDLYCDVPLGLYVIRGENVVLIGELDLGKEELPPHMICVSEADIRKAQKAERDASDLKGMMRKRMEFLDFD; translated from the exons ATGTCTTGGGCTGCTCCTGATGAGCTCTTGCTCTCCACCTCCCTTGCTACATATCTTGACA AAAAACTTCTCGTCCTGTTACGAGATGGTCGAAAACTTTTGGGTTTATTACGCTCGTTTGATCAATTTG CTAATGTTGTTCTAGAGGGTGCGTGTGAACGTGTAATTGTCGGCGATCTTTATTGTGATGTCCCTTTAGGCCTTTATGTAATTCGAGGGGAAAATGTTGTCTTAATTGGAGAGCTG GACTTGGGGAAGGAAGAACTTCCACCGCATATGATATGCGTCTCAGAGGCTGACATAAGAAAG GCTCAAAAAGCAGAACGTGATGCTAGTGATCTAAAGGGCATGATGAGGAAAAGGATGGAATTTCTTGATTTTGACTGA
- the LOC101493888 gene encoding pollen receptor-like kinase 3 produces the protein MATAVLLLLLLSLSSFSLSTAQAPPSETQSLLKLKQSFKNSDKILSSWIPNVSPCSGTWIGVVCFNNIITGLHLSDLSLSGTIDVDAISEIRGLRTLSFVNNSFTGPIPQFNKLGTIKSLLLTQNQFSGPIPQDFFSHLNSLKKIWFSGNKFSGDIPVSLTELDLLKELHLESNEFSGQLPNLKQDIKSFDVSNNKLEGPIPEGLSKFGAVSFAGNANLCGKPLEKPCDGSFSSYYSLPSPETENRYGSGWAVKVIVILFLAVIAAIIFLLVKSKQRRREDDDFSVVSRDSNVDEVMQVHVPITRASSERVGRRNVGESSKRGSGMGGARTGIGDIVMVNDEKGSFGLQDLMKAAAEVLGNGGLGSAYKAAMANGLSVVVKRMREMNKIGKDVFDAEMRQFGRIRHTNILTPLAYHYRREEKLFVTEYKPKGSLLYVLHGDRGTSHSELTWPIRLKIAKGIARGLSFLYTEFSTYDLPHGNLKSCNVLLNDDYEPLLSDYAFQPLINPSVAVQSMFAYKTPDYIQNQKLSQKADVYCLGIIILEIITGKFPSQYHSNGKGGTDVVQWVLTAISERREAELIDPELQNNANSMNQMLQLLQIGAACTESNPDQRVHMKEAIRRIEEVQL, from the exons ATGGCCACTGCTGTCcttctcctcctcctcctctcTCTCTCCTCTTTTTCTCTCTCCACCGCACAAGCACCACCCTCCGAAACCCAATCCCTCCTCAAACTAAAACAATCCTTCAAAAACTCCGACAAAATCTTATCGTCATGGATCCCCAACGTCTCCCCTTGTTCCGGCACATGGATAGGCGTCGTCTGCTTCAACAACATTATCACCGGTCTCCATCTCTCCGACCTAAGTCTCTCCGGAACAATCGACGTCGACGCAATCTCCGAGATTCGCGGCCTTCGTACCCTCAGCTTCGTCAACAACTCCTTCACCGGCCCCATTCCACAGTTCAACAAACTCGGAACCATCAAATCTCTTCTCCTCACGCAAAACCAATTCTCCGGTCCGATTCCTCAGGACTTCTTCTCGCATTTAAActctttgaaaaaaatttggttCTCCGGTAACAAATTTTCCGGCGACATTCCGGTTTCTTTAACCGAACTCGATCTCCTCAAAGAACTTCACCTGGAAAGCAACGAATTCTCTGGTCAGTTACCGAATTTAAAACAAGATATAAAATCATTCGACGTTTCGAATAACAAATTAGAAGGTCCGATTCCGGAAGGTCTTTCGAAATTCGGTGCAGTCTCGTTTGCCGGTAACGCAAATCTATGCGGAAAACCGTTGGAAAAGCCATGTGACGGTTCATTTTCATCATATTATTCGCTGCCGAGTCCCGAAACGGAAAACCGTTACGGTTCTGGTTGGGCGGTTAAAGTGATAGTAATTCTGTTTTTAGCAGTTATAGCGGCGATTATATTTCTATTAGTAAAATCGAAGCAACGAAGGCGCGAAGACGATGATTTCAGCGTTGTTAGCAGAGACAGCAATGTCGATGAAGTGATGCAAGTGCACGTGCCGATAACACGAGCTTCATCGGAGCGTGTGGGAAGGAGGAACGTCGGAGAATCGTCGAAGAGAGGAAGTGGAATGGGAGGTGCTAGGACTGGGATAGGCGATATTGTGATGGTGAATGATGAGAAGGGTTCGTTTGGTTTGCAGGATTTGATGAAAGCTGCTGCTGAGGTATTGGGGAATGGTGGGTTGGGATCTGCTTATAAAGCTGCTATGGCGAATGGGTTGAGTGTAGTTGTGAAGAGGATGAGGGAGATGAATAAAATTGGGAAAGATGTTTTTGATGCTGAGATGAGACAGTTTGGGAGGATTAGACATACTAATATTTTGACTCCTTTGGCTTATCATTATAGAAGAGAGGAGAAGCTTTTTGTTACTGAGTATAAGCCTAAAGGAAGCTTGTTATATGTCTTGCACG GTGATAGAGGAACATCGCATTCAGAGTTAACATGGCCAATCCGTTTGAAAATCGCTAAAGGAATTGCAAGAGGGTTAAGCTTCCTCTACACTGAATTTTCCACCTATGACCTACCCCATGGAAACCTCAAATCCTGCAATGTTCTACTAAATGATGATTATGAACCTCTATTAAGTGACTATGCTTTTCAACCACTAATCAACCCAAGTGTTGCAGTACAATCGATGTTTGCATACAAAACACCAGATTACATTCAAAACCAGAAGCTTTCGCAAAAGGCTGATGTTTATTGCCTCGGAATCATCATTCTTGAAATCATTACAGGAAAATTCCCTTCTCAGTATCATAGCAATGGTAAAGGTGGTACTGATGTTGTTCAATGGGTACTCACCGCGATTTCAGAGAGAAGAGAAGCTGAATTGATTGATCCCGAGTTACAAAACAATGCAAATTCAATGAATCAAATGTTGCAGCTTCTCCAAATCGGTGCTGCTTGCACCGAAAGCAACCCAGATCAAAGAGTACACATGAAGGAAGCTATTAGAAGGATAGAGGAGGTGCAACTCTAA
- the LOC101494214 gene encoding photosystem I chlorophyll a/b-binding protein 6, chloroplastic, producing MALAISSTSLSSFANREICQKVFTQGTATTSWLSRRRSITIRNATKGVSDVCEPLPPDRPLWFPGSSPPEWLDGSLPGDFGFDPLGLGSDPELLKWFAQAELMHSRWAMLGVSGILVPELLQNIGYVENFSWFNAGSVEYFTDPTTLFIVQLALMGWVEGRRWADIVNPGSVDIEPKLPNRPNPKPDVGYPGGLWFDPMRWGRGSPEPVMVLRTKEIKNGRLAMLAFVGFCFQAIYTGNSPIENLMAHLADPGHCNIFSAFTSR from the exons ATGGCTTTAGCCATTTCCTCCACTTCATTATCAAGTTTTGCAAACAG AGAAATATGTCAAAAGGTTTTCACACAAGGAACAGCAACAACATCATGGTTAAGCAGAAGAAGAAGCATTACAATTAGAAATGCAACAAAAGGAGTGTCAGATGTATGTGAGCCACTTCCTCCAGATAGGCCATTGTGGTTCCCTGGTAGTTCACCTCCTGAATGGCTTGATGGCAG TCTTCCTGGTGATTTTGGTTTTGACCCTCTTGGATTAG GGTCTGATCCAGAGTTACTTAAATGGTTTGCACAAGCAGAGCTAATGCATTCAAGATGGGCAATGTTAGGAGTATCAGGAATTCTAGTACCAGAGCTACTTCAAAACATTGGTTATGTTGAAAACTTCTCTTGGTTCAATGCTGGTTCTGTTGAATACTTTACAGATCCAACAACCCTATTCATTGTGCAACTAGCTTTAATGGGCTGGGTTGAAGGTAGAAGATGGGCTGATATAGTTAACCCAGGGAGTGTTGACATTGAGCCCAAGTTACCAAATAGGCCCAATCCAAAGCCTGATGTTGGTTATCCAGGTGGGTTGTGGTTTGATCCAATGAGATGGGGAAGAGGTTCACCTGAGCCTGTTATGGTTTTGAGGACTAAGGAGATTAAGAATGGGAGACTTGCTATGCTTGCTTTTGTTGGGTTTTGTTTTCAAGCTATTTACACCGGGAATAGTCCTATTGAAAATTTGATGGCTCACCTTGCTGATCCTGGTCACTGCAACATTTTCTCG GCTTTCACTTCAAGGTAG
- the LOC140921073 gene encoding uncharacterized protein, whose translation MIIIDSELINEIKVLQVIDMMTQEKRKLIAVGKAPEFEMGPYDILRCNRYVCIPDNTKLRKTILDEALKIKLSIHPSTTKMLTKSAHFIPVWTTYDVTTLAKIYISEIVRLHGVPSSIVSDRDPNFISRLG comes from the exons ATGATCATTATAGATAGTGAATTGATAAATGAGATTAAAGTTCTCCAAGTGATAGACATGATGACTCAGGAGAAGAGAAAGTTGATTGCGGTCGGCAAGGCACCTGAATTTGAGATGGGCCCATAtgatattttgagatgtaatagATATGTTTGTATACCCGACAATACAAAATTGAGGAAGACTATCTTGGATGAGGCCCTAAAAATCAAGTTGAGTATTCACCCTAGTACCACCAAAAT GTTGACCAAATCTGCCCATTTCATACCTGTGTGGACTACTTATGATGTGACTACACTTGCAAAGATCTACATTTCTGAGATTGTTAGACTACATGGGGTACCCTCTAGCATTGTGTCAGATAGAGATCCAAATTTCATTTCTCGTTTGGGGTGA
- the LOC140921074 gene encoding uncharacterized protein, translated as MMKTTQRRQKIYANQRRKPLEFQEGEHVFFRVTSTIGVVRALKSKKLTPKFIGPYHILRRVSLVAYQIALPPSLAKLHDVFHVSQLRKYMVDPSHIIMLDDIQLKKNIYFVIPPLSIGDRTTNHIQGKEITLVNVIWDQTTGDATWELEEKMRELYPNLFMSD; from the coding sequence ATGATGAAGACGACACAAAGAAGACAAAAGATTTATGCCAACCAACGGAGGAAACCGCTGGAGTTTCAAGAGGGTGAACATGTATTTTTTAGAGTGACGTCTACTATTGGAGTTGTTAGGGCACTGAAGTCTAAGAAGCTCACTCCTAAATTCATTGGCCCATATCATATTCTTCGACGTGTAAGCCTTGTAGCTTACCAGATTGCCTTGCCTCCGAGTCTGGCCAAATTGCATGATGTATtccatgtgtcacagttgaggaagtACATGGTTGATCCTTCCCATATTATCATGCTAGATGATATCCAGTTGAAGAAGAACATTTACTTTGTAATTCCACCACTAAGCATTGGAGATAGGACTACTAACCACATACAAGGTAAGGAGATCACATTGGTCAATGTGATTTGGGACCAAACGACTGGAGATGCAACTTGGGAATTAGAGGAAAAAATGAGAGAGCTCTACCCTAACCTTTTCATGTCTGACTAG